From one Plasmodium coatneyi strain Hackeri chromosome 9, complete sequence genomic stretch:
- a CDS encoding N-acetyl glucosamine phosphate mutase: protein MPNRKESLFYQKIKPCIEKYLPRYSFSEEGHIQFESNCEFSYGNSGFRDKYQSASCDLLNALNKSGILVGLLFVKYNYETARRHNLLGVKLEGREKDLYHMCGVNEVRWKNVGIIITASHNPHDENGVKIIDQNGRQINEVYESYLTDLVNRHLRFLRKNEKCSINDIVDDIIDCIVRLFKEEALIDMYDDFAFESLRKLDNIVHCFNRYNVLKANVCIGFDTRSSSIHLNQILVETLSLLNIFKCVNNMCYVTTPCMHFVVYFFNAVNVDETLDPEVINLGMCVVHKEAGDLDYLGGFCIPGGNPPPMELYYGEGEQSYDQISHVGVQVSTLQKSNVTHLMTHNSDRIYFAYFTHAFKKLYRCLDETFEGALTKNCEEEIIHVDCSNGIASLKLDNFCDIFKMLKKRIIKINYAEDEGSVLNFHCGADYVYSKRKLPLGGKNCLGVGHTKSCSFDGDADRIIYFYVDNIGRKCTPEQVDTTSSPPMRDTKWDHHQDVKIFSCANCVSILDGPKIICLFFKCITKIMSPIQVGKRSEHLEEEEKKKINITIVHTAYVNSAFTHHMNEEKRRANENIDLFQHINVNIVCTKTGIKYLDQVARESTIAILFEPNGHGTIYTNISQLNEWATLLEIQNDKYFLALKKFLLFFNQTTGDAMVDFVAIELCLSFLHLSIHDWDGFYTPLPSLYINLPCSKYMLRKIIAHPEHEKYLISPQSLQSQIDQIVQTVDAAHGRCFIRPSGTEPLIRIYAEARTVAQRDEILRLVRLSVLQYVQGGVDK from the coding sequence ATGCCGAATCGTAAGGAGAGTCTATTTTACCAGAAGATCAAGCCCTGCATTGAAAAGTACCTACCACGTTATTCCTTCTCAGAAGAGGGTCACATACAATTCGAGTCCAACTGCGAATTTTCCTACGGAAATAGCGGTTTCCGCGATAAATACCAATCTGCCAGTTGTGACTTGTTGAACGCTTTAAATAAAAGCGGCATTCTTGTGGGACTGCTATTCGTTAAGTATAACTATGAAACGGCCAGGAGGCATAACCTGCTTGGGGTCaaattggaaggaagagaaaaggacTTGTACCATATGTGCGGTGTGAACGAAGTTAGGTGGAAAAATGTAGGCATAATAATCACAGCTTCGCATAACCCCCATGATGAAAATGGAGTAAAAATAATTGACCAAAATGGGAGACAAATAAATGAAGTTTACGAAAGTTATTTAACCGATCTGGTAAATAGACATTTGAGATTTCTtcggaaaaatgaaaaatgctcCATCAATGATATCGTCGATGATATAATCGACTGCATTGTTCGTCTCTTCAAGGAAGAAGCACTCATCGACATGTATGATGATTTCGCTTTTGAAAGTTTACGAAAGTTGGACAATATAGTGCACTGTTTTAATAGGTATAATGTGCTGAAGGCGAATGTGTGCATCGGGTTTGACACGAGGAGCAGCTCCATACACCTCAACCAGATCCTTGTTGAAACGTTGAGTCTGTTAAACATTTTCAAGTGCGTAAATAATATGTGTTATGTTACCACGCCGTGCATGCACTTtgttgtgtatttttttaacgcAGTTAATGTGGATGAAACGTTGGACCCCGAGGTGATCAATTTGGGGATGTGTGTTGTACATAAGGAAGCGGGCGACTTGGATTACCTCGGCGGTTTTTGCATCCCGGGGGGAAATCCTCCCCCCATGGAACTGTACTACGGGGAGGGCGAGCAGTCATATGATCAAATTTCACATGTTGGGGTGCAGGTAAGCACGCTGCAAAAAAGCAATGTCACCCACCTGATGACCCATAACAGCGACAGGATTTACTTCGCCTACTTTACACACGCCTTCAAAAAACTGTACAGATGCCTAGACGAAACATTTGAGGGAGctttaacaaaaaattgtgaagaagaaattatccATGTGGACTGTTCCAACGGAATAGCTAGTCTTAAGTTGGATAATTTTTgtgatatttttaaaatgttaaaaaaaagaattattaaaataaattatgcgGAAGATGAAGGAAGTGTTTTGAACTTCCACTGCGGGGCAGACTATGTGTACAGCAAGAGGAAGCTACCTCTTGGTGGAAAGAATTGTCTTGGGGTTGGCCACACGAAGTCTTGTTCGTTTGACGGGGACGCTGATCGGATCATCTACTTTTATGTGGACAACataggaaggaagtgtaccCCCGAACAGGTGGACACAACATCGTCCCCTCCGATGAGAGATACAAAATGGGACCACCATCAGGACGTTAAAATTTTCAGCTGTGCCAACTGTGTATCCATCTTAGACGGGCCGAAAATCATTTGTCTATTTTTCAAGTGTATCACCAAAATTATGAGTCCCATTCAGGtgggaaaaagaagcgaacatttggaggaagaagaaaaaaaaaaaattaacatcaCCATTGTGCACACAGCTTATGTCAACTCAGCCTTTACTCACCACATGAATGAAGAGAAACGACGCGCCAACGAAAATATTGACCTCTTCCAACACATTAATGTTAATATAGTTTGCACGAAAACAGGCATTAAGTACCTGGACCAGGTTGCAAGAGAGTCCACCATTGCCATATTGTTCGAGCCGAATGGCCACGGAACGATATACACAAATATCTCCCAGTTAAACGAGTGGGCCACTTTGTTGGAAATACAGAatgataaatattttttggcgttaaaaaaatttctcctttttttcaatcaAACGACAGGAGATGCCATGGTCGATTTTGTTGCAATCGAGTTGTGTCTGTCGTTTCTCCATCTGAGTATACACGACTGGGATGGCTTCTACACCCCCCTCCCTTCCCTCTACATCAATTTGCCGTGTTCGAAATATATGTTGAGGAAGATAATTGCGCACCCCGAGCATGAGAAGTACCTAATATCGCCGCAGAGTCTGCAAAGTCAAATAGACCAAATTGTGCAGACAGTGGATGCTGCACACGGGAGATGCTTTATAAGGCCCTCGGGGACGGAACCGCTGATTCGCATTTACGCGGAGGCGCGAACTGTTGCTCAGCGGGATGAGATTCTGCGTTTGGTGCGCCTCTCCGTCCTTCAGTATGTGCAGGGCGGGGTGGACAAGTAG